From the Acidobacteriota bacterium genome, the window GTGTTGATGTCCAGGACGTAGGGGATGTTGATGGACTCCAGGCGGTCCGAGAAGGACTGGATCCCCTGGATGTTGGCGCGGTCCTCGGGGTTCATCAGGGCGATGAAGAGCGAGTTCACGTTCTCCTCGACGTCGTCCACCTTGTGGACCCCTTCGCTGATGATGTTGTGAAGGTCCAGCAACCGGTCCTTGTTGTTGGACTTGATGTCCATCAGGGCGTAGATCCCGTTGTTGGTCTTGGCGTAGGGCGAGAAGATGTACCGGACGCGGTTGCTGTCCTGGAGCAGGACGTTGATCCGGTTCTGGAGCATGGGGTTCTCCAGGACCATCTGCCGGATGGGGGTGTCGCCGGGGTTGAAGACGGTGATGCCTTCCCCGACGCGGCGGTTGAAAAGGTAGCGCCGGGTGTGGATCATGCCGAAGACCTTCCGGTGGCTCTTGAGCCGTTCCAGCAGGGCCTGGTACAGCGAGGCGCAGATGGTGCAGGGAACGTCGCGGAAAACCCACTCGTACTCCTTTTCCGTGAAGATCTTCCACTTGAGTTCGTCGTTGCGGAGCAGGTCGTCCAAAAAACCCCGCCGGTGCTGCTTCGGGATCAGGAGAATGGGGTGGTCGTGGCTGGGGCAGGGGATCTCCACCACGTCGTCCGCGGGGGCGGGGGCGGAGTCCGGGATCGGGGGGACCTCCTCGGCGCTGCCCGCGGCCGCCAGCGCACGGGAGAGGAGCATCTCCAGGGCCGTGGTCGGGTCACGCTCCACGGCGGAGAGTCCGAGGTCCTTGCGGGAGACTTTCCAGATGGCCTCGTACCGGACGCCCTCCTCGGTGTTGGCGTAATCCTCCAGCTTGTGGAGCAGGTTGTTCAGGAAGGTGCTCTTGCCCGAGCCGGGAGGGCCCTCGAAAATGTAGAGCTTGTTCTGCTGGGCGCCGCGGCGGATGGCCTCCACCCGGTCGAAGAGGCGGTTGGCGAAGAGCCGGTCGGCGAAGAAAGGGTGGTCGCAACCCTCCACGAAGAGCTTTTCGCAATTGTAGTGAACGAAACCCACCGATTCGGGGTCGTCCGGGAACTCGTCGACCCCCTCCCCCACGTACGACAGGATCATGTCGTGGAAAACCTGGAAGATGTTCCGCAGCATCCGTTTCGGCTCGTCCTTGACCAGGTTGAGGAAGTCCTGGAAGAGGACGGGCGCCCGCTTGTCCCAGCCCCCCAGAGTTTCATCCAGGCTCTGCAGGGCATCCACGTTGTTTTCCATGCCGGCCTCCCCGGTTCGCGATCTTGCTTCGTTCACCCATCAAAAATGCATGGCGAAACGAGGATTGTCAAGCGGAATGGTCAAGGGAAGACACCGGTTACACGCAATATCTGGAGACGTCCACCGATGGGAAAAAAAACGGCACGGCCCGGGACCGCCCGTGGACAAGTCCCGACGCCGTGCCGGGCGATCCGATGCAAAAGGGTCACTCGGCTCTCTGTTTTCTCCACTCCGACTTGGGCACGGAGAACCGCTTCTCGATCGACTCCCGGAACACCAGCCCGGAGTTGTAGGCGCAGAAGGGGTAGAGGTGGCCGTCCGGCGCCGAGTAGTGGATGACGCAGCGCTTGACGCGCTCCACGTCGTAGTTGTAGC encodes:
- a CDS encoding serine protein kinase PrkA, which produces MENNVDALQSLDETLGGWDKRAPVLFQDFLNLVKDEPKRMLRNIFQVFHDMILSYVGEGVDEFPDDPESVGFVHYNCEKLFVEGCDHPFFADRLFANRLFDRVEAIRRGAQQNKLYIFEGPPGSGKSTFLNNLLHKLEDYANTEEGVRYEAIWKVSRKDLGLSAVERDPTTALEMLLSRALAAAGSAEEVPPIPDSAPAPADDVVEIPCPSHDHPILLIPKQHRRGFLDDLLRNDELKWKIFTEKEYEWVFRDVPCTICASLYQALLERLKSHRKVFGMIHTRRYLFNRRVGEGITVFNPGDTPIRQMVLENPMLQNRINVLLQDSNRVRYIFSPYAKTNNGIYALMDIKSNNKDRLLDLHNIISEGVHKVDDVEENVNSLFIALMNPEDRANIQGIQSFSDRLESINIPYVLDINTEVSIYRNIFARRLDDDFLPRVLHNFARVIVSTRLNTRSDALLEWIGSPRKYNLYCDENLLLLKMEIYTGNIPVWLSEEDRKKFTARRRRQILAESEADGVKGLSGRDSIKIFGDFHSTYVKDGTPINMSMLKSYFSNVRKDIAKSIPSDFLESLVRMYDYTVLQEVKESLYNYNEEQISRDVVHYLFAVNFDPGAVETCRFTGERLEVTPEFFDAVEKRILGAAADAPSRKRFRRDTQKEYAAHTLTQEILMEKKTITETELYRDLYGRYVHNLKERVLEPFLDNENFRNAVKEYGEESFKTYDQRIREDVDFLMRNLVEKRRYSPQGAKEVCIYVMDNDLARKFGGGKR